From Harpia harpyja isolate bHarHar1 chromosome 21, bHarHar1 primary haplotype, whole genome shotgun sequence, one genomic window encodes:
- the CHST12 gene encoding carbohydrate sulfotransferase 12 — translation MTKARLLRLSVVLVSIFMILLIIVYWDNVGTAHFYLHTSFSRPHSPGAIPGITAGEDWEALPDVDEFLAKLLSSNLKQNSSSPRKSEQLLVQGSSKPAVSNLEENVRGYDWSTHNDRNSLDQEKLQIERQRTLREFCANSSFTFPTKERSFDDIPNYELNHLIVDDRHGIIYCYVPKVACTNWKRVMIVLSESLLDQGVPYRNPLDIPREHVHNTSTHLTFNKFWRRYGKFSRHLMKIKLKKYTKFLFVRDPFVRLISAFRSKFELENEEFYRRFAIPMLKLYSNHTNLPTSVSEAFGAGLKVTFSDFIQYLLDPRTEKMAPFNEHWRQVYRLCHPCQIDYDFIGKLETLDEDAAYLLQLLKVDRLLRFPPSYRNRTASSWEDNWFAKIPLAWRQQLYKLYEADFVLFGYPKPENLLKD, via the coding sequence ATGACCAAAGCACGGCTCCTCCGTCTCTCTGTGGTGCTGGTCTCCATCTTCATGATCCTCCTGATCATTGTGTACTGGGATAACGTGGGAACGGCTCACTTCTACCTACATACGTCCTTCTCCAGGCCTCATTCCCCAGGAGCCATCCCTGGTATCACAGCAGGTGAAGACTGGGAAGCCTTGCCAGACGTGGATGAatttttggcaaagctgcttagTTCGAACCTGAAACAGAATAGCTCTAGCCCCCGAAAGTCAGAGCAGCTACTTGTCCAGGGCTCCAGCAAGCCTGCGGTGAGCAATCTGGAGGAGAACGTGCGGGGCTATGACTGGTCTACGCACAATGACAGAAACAGTTTGGACCAAGAGAAACTGCAGATAGAGAGGCAGAGAACGTTGCGGGAGTTTTGTGCCAATTCCAGCTTCACCTTCCCCACCAAGGAGCGCTCCTTTGATGACATCCCAAACTACGAGCTCAACCACCTGATCGTGGATGACCGCCATGGCATCATCTACTGTTATGTCCCCAAGGTGGCCTGCACTAACTGGAAACGGGTGATGATCGTGCTAAGTGAGAGCCTGCTGGACCAGGGGGTCCCATACCGGAACCCTCTGGATATCCCCCGGGAACATGTCCACAACACCAGCACCCACTTGACGTTCAACAAATTCTGGCGCCGTTATGGGAAGTTCTCCCGGCACCTCATGAAGATCAAGCTGAAGAAGTACACTAAGTTCCTCTTTGTACGAGACCCTTTTGTCCGCCTCATCTCTGCCTTTCGCAGCAAATTTGAGCTGGAGAATGAGGAGTTCTACCGGCGTTTTGCCATCCCCATGCTAAAACTGTACTCCAACCATACCAACCTTCCCACCTCCGTTAGTGAGGCCTTCGGGGCAGGCCTCAAAGTCACCTTTTCTGACTTCATCCAGTACTTACTGGATCCCAGGACAGAGAAGATGGCCCCCTTCAATGAGCACTGGAGGCAGGTTTACCGTCTGTGCCATCCGTGCCAGATAGACTACGATTTCATCGGAAAGCTGGAGACGCTGGATGAGGATGCTGCTTATCTATTGCAGCTCCTCAAAGTGGACAGGCTGCTTCGCTTCCCCCCCAGCTACCGGAACAGGACTGCCAGCAGCTGGGAAGATAACTGGTTTGCCAAAATCCCACTGGCTTGGAGGCAGCAGCTCTACAAGCTTTATGAAGCAGATTTTGTACTCTTTGGCTATCCCAAGCCAGAAAACTTGCTTAAAGACTAA